The following are encoded together in the Hoplias malabaricus isolate fHopMal1 chromosome 3, fHopMal1.hap1, whole genome shotgun sequence genome:
- the LOC136691184 gene encoding uncharacterized protein: MFRSDSRYIYSFLQIQRRTVKIVLILLLFSVSLGHAQETVELECEAAVGVVGENTKIPCSFRIKTGDKGATFYEVMTKKKGQRHPVLYINFLDPVVNKDPRVRLPSRTDPSLLFTNTAVSDEGEYEYQLLTDRGEIKGGFSLRVTAKYDPPVINSVPEEIKVGDRAELYCSTSGGYPAGGIHWFDSTGANWTERATLKITERDDRLLTMSSKLPLTVTDLILEPFRCVVLNSSFSEVGETSFRQRTIGGPHSSSHPPLVLAGVLVSVLILILIIIIIWCRRCRKRAPREPAAGRGADVDETVTPLKKE; the protein is encoded by the exons ATGTTTAGATCCGATTCGCGCTACATCTACAGTTTTCTACAGATACAGAGAAG GACTGTGAAGATCGTCCTGATCCTCCTCctgttctctgtttctctgggaCATGCTCAGG AGACTGTGGAGCTGGAGTGTGAGGCTGCTGTTGGAGTCGTCGGAGAGAACACAAAGATCCCCTGCTCTTTCAGGATTAAAACTGGAGATAAGGGTGCTACTTTCTATGAAGTGATGACTAAAAAGAAAGGACAGAGACATCCAGTcttatatattaattttctgGACCCTGTAGTTAATAAAGATCCTCGAGTTCGACTTCCTTCTAGAACTGATCCGTCTCTGCTCTTCACCAACACCGCTGTCTCTGATGAGGGAGAGTATGAATACCAGCTCCTGACTGACCGTGGTGAGATAAAGGGTGGATTCAGTCTGAGAGTCACAG CGAAGTACGACCCACCAGTCATTAATTCAGTTCCTGAAGAGATTAAAGTCGGAGACAGAGCTGAACTGTACTGCAGCACTAGCGGTGGATATCCAGCAGGGGGCATTCACTGGTTCGACAGCACTGGAGCCAACTGGACAGAGAGAGCCACACTGAAGATAACGGAGAGAGACGACAGACTGCTGACAATGTCCAGTAAACTGCCCCTTACTGTCACTGACCTGATTCTGGAGCCCTTCAGGTGTGTCGTTCTCAACAGCAGCTTCAGTGAAGTAGGAGAGACCAGCTTCAGACAGCGGACGATCG GTGGTCCACATTCCTCTTCACACCCTCCGCTGGTTTTAGCTGGAGTTCTAGTTTCAGTCTTAATCCTGATactgatcatcatcatcatctggtGCCGCAGATGCAGAAAGA GGGCTCCTCGTGAACCTGCTGCTGGAAgaggtgctgatgttgatgAAACAG TGACTCCCCTGAAGAAGGAGTAA